The proteins below are encoded in one region of Deinococcus seoulensis:
- a CDS encoding DoxX family protein yields the protein MTTLTPTTADRTDLALLLIRLAAGLVFVMHGIQKFFTYTLPGTTQAFTQMGVPVPGISAPLVAGVELIGGLLLIAGVLTRWAGAALAVNMLAAIALVHLKAGFFNPNGVEFPLVLLAAAAALAVAGPGRYRLPAGPA from the coding sequence ATGACCACCCTGACCCCCACCACCGCCGACCGCACCGACCTCGCCCTGCTGCTGATCCGCCTCGCCGCCGGACTGGTCTTCGTCATGCACGGCATTCAGAAATTCTTCACGTACACGCTGCCCGGCACCACCCAGGCATTCACGCAGATGGGCGTACCCGTGCCCGGCATCAGCGCCCCCCTCGTCGCGGGCGTCGAACTGATCGGCGGCCTGCTGCTGATCGCGGGCGTCCTGACCCGCTGGGCCGGCGCGGCCCTGGCCGTGAACATGCTCGCCGCCATTGCGCTGGTCCACCTGAAAGCCGGGTTCTTCAACCCGAACGGCGTGGAATTCCCGCTGGTCCTGCTGGCCGCTGCCGCCGCGCTGGCCGTCGCCGGCCCCGGCCGTTACCGCCTGCCCGCCGGCCCCGCCTGA
- a CDS encoding Nif3-like dinuclear metal center hexameric protein, whose protein sequence is MTDVSTTTPTTPLTRGEVPRDVLVAWLNEYLNVGAYPDPSLNGLQISGTDVIRRVAVSVDTSLKTLQHAADSGADLLIAHHGLFWGQPLPVTGPHRDRLRAAIMADLNLYVSHIPLDAHPEVGNNAMIARALTLQNLRPFGDWQGHKIGLAGELPFEQTLQDFADRVQKLTGEICLVHGGGQSPTVHRLGILSGGGAGSVAEAAAMGLDTLLTGEPEHKHFHDAFEYGVNVVYAGHYETEVFGVRALAARLEDEFGLAWQFLHHPTGL, encoded by the coding sequence ATGACGGACGTTTCCACCACAACCCCCACCACCCCCCTGACGCGCGGCGAGGTGCCGCGTGACGTGCTCGTGGCGTGGCTCAACGAGTACCTGAATGTCGGCGCGTACCCGGACCCCAGCCTGAACGGCCTGCAGATCAGCGGCACCGACGTGATCCGCCGCGTGGCCGTCAGCGTGGACACCAGCCTCAAGACCCTCCAGCATGCCGCCGACAGCGGCGCGGACCTGCTGATCGCGCACCACGGTCTGTTCTGGGGCCAGCCGCTGCCCGTCACCGGCCCGCACCGCGACCGCCTGCGCGCGGCGATCATGGCCGACCTGAACCTGTACGTGTCGCACATTCCGCTGGACGCGCACCCGGAAGTCGGGAACAACGCCATGATCGCCCGCGCCCTGACCCTGCAGAACCTGCGCCCGTTCGGGGACTGGCAGGGCCACAAGATCGGCCTGGCCGGCGAACTGCCGTTCGAGCAGACCCTGCAGGACTTCGCGGACCGCGTGCAGAAACTCACGGGCGAGATCTGCCTCGTGCACGGCGGCGGGCAGTCCCCCACCGTTCACCGCCTGGGCATCCTGAGCGGCGGCGGGGCCGGCAGTGTCGCCGAGGCCGCCGCGATGGGCCTGGACACCCTGCTGACCGGCGAACCCGAACACAAGCACTTCCATGACGCCTTCGAGTACGGCGTGAACGTCGTGTACGCCGGACACTACGAGACCGAGGTCTTCGGCGTGCGCGCCCTGGCCGCCCGCCTGGAAGACGAGTTCGGGCTGGCATGGCAGTTCCTGCACCACCCCACCGGCCTGTGA
- a CDS encoding glutaminyl-peptide cyclotransferase, protein MRRSLLLLPFLLLPAGGPAAAQTASAPAAATPAAPVIVPVVTARYPHDRAAFTEGLQYLGGGRYVESTGETGRSGVRRTDLKTGKPDLQVATPIPTAFGEGVTVLGSTAYHLTWQEGVAFTFDAATLKETGRFRYSGEGWGLTHDGKHLIMSNGTSSLVWRDPKTFRAVRTVRVTDQGQPVKNLNELEYVQGSVYANVWLTDRIARIDPQTGKVTAWIDVSALTREASRDAAQAGRPLTFDDVPNGIAFVPERGTLLLTGKRWGTLFEVKVPGVKVDPGVGGRAAPRR, encoded by the coding sequence GTGCGGCGTTCCCTTCTCCTGCTTCCCTTCCTGCTCCTGCCTGCGGGCGGCCCGGCTGCGGCCCAGACCGCGTCAGCCCCGGCTGCGGCCACTCCGGCGGCGCCGGTGATCGTTCCGGTCGTCACGGCCCGCTACCCGCACGACCGCGCGGCATTCACCGAGGGGTTGCAGTACCTGGGCGGCGGACGGTACGTGGAAAGCACCGGCGAGACCGGGCGTTCCGGCGTGCGGCGCACCGACCTGAAAACCGGGAAGCCCGACCTTCAGGTGGCGACACCCATTCCCACTGCGTTCGGTGAGGGCGTGACGGTCCTGGGGTCCACGGCGTACCACCTGACGTGGCAGGAGGGCGTGGCCTTCACGTTCGACGCCGCGACCCTGAAGGAAACGGGCCGGTTCCGGTACAGCGGCGAGGGCTGGGGCCTCACGCACGACGGCAAGCACCTGATCATGAGTAACGGTACGTCCTCGCTGGTGTGGCGCGACCCGAAAACCTTCCGGGCCGTGCGGACCGTCCGGGTTACGGACCAGGGGCAGCCCGTGAAGAACCTGAACGAACTGGAGTACGTGCAGGGCAGCGTGTACGCCAACGTGTGGCTGACCGACCGGATCGCGCGAATCGACCCGCAGACCGGGAAGGTCACCGCCTGGATCGACGTGTCCGCCCTGACCCGCGAGGCCAGCCGGGACGCCGCGCAGGCCGGGCGGCCCCTGACCTTCGACGACGTGCCCAACGGCATTGCGTTCGTGCCGGAACGCGGCACGCTGCTGCTGACCGGCAAACGCTGGGGCACGCTGTTCGAGGTGAAGGTGCCGGGCGTGAAGGTCGATCCCGGCGTGGGTGGCCGCGCCGCGCCCCGCCGCTGA
- the tmk gene encoding dTMP kinase has protein sequence MTGTATHPPGGLFISLEGPEGAGKSTQLARLAAQLEAHGQTHTVTREPGGTPLGLRVREVLLDPALTIDPLPEFLLYSASRAQLVRNVIRPALERGEVVLCDRYADSSLAYQGGGRGLNAGLLRQITQEATGGLTPHLTVLLDLDPAVGLERAARRGQPDRLEQADLDFHRRVRQAFLTLAAADPDRFLILDATQDQDTLADLIWQAAQARLP, from the coding sequence GTGACCGGGACCGCGACCCACCCGCCCGGCGGCCTGTTCATCTCGCTCGAAGGCCCCGAAGGCGCGGGCAAGAGCACGCAACTGGCCCGCCTCGCCGCGCAACTGGAAGCCCACGGGCAGACGCACACCGTCACCCGCGAACCCGGCGGCACGCCCCTGGGCCTGCGCGTGCGCGAGGTCCTGCTGGACCCGGCCCTGACCATCGACCCACTGCCGGAATTCCTGCTGTACTCGGCCAGCCGCGCCCAGCTGGTCCGCAACGTCATCCGCCCGGCACTGGAACGCGGCGAGGTCGTCCTCTGCGACCGCTACGCCGACTCCAGCCTCGCGTACCAGGGCGGCGGGCGCGGCCTGAACGCAGGGTTGCTGCGGCAGATCACGCAGGAGGCGACCGGGGGGCTCACGCCGCACCTGACGGTCCTGCTGGACCTCGACCCGGCCGTGGGCCTGGAACGCGCCGCCCGCCGGGGGCAACCCGACCGGCTGGAACAGGCGGACCTGGACTTTCACCGCCGGGTCCGTCAGGCCTTCCTGACGCTGGCCGCCGCCGACCCCGACCGGTTCCTGATTCTGGACGCCACGCAGGACCAGGACACCCTGGCGGACCTGATCTGGCAGGCTGCGCAGGCCCGCCTGCCCTGA
- the gnd gene encoding phosphogluconate dehydrogenase (NAD(+)-dependent, decarboxylating): MKIGMIGLGKMGGNMVLRLTRGGIEVTGFDRSEDSVAHIEAQGARGARSMDELIASLGEPGTRAVWMMVPAGKITQSVIDDLAGRLAPGDIVIDGGNSNYKDSVQRAQELARVGIHFVDVGTSGGVWGLQEGYAMMIGGTEEAVERLRPVFEVLAPGADRGWGRMGPAGSGHYVKMVHNGIEYGMMQAYAEGFELMKAHQGFNLDMAQIAELWRHGSVVRSWLLDLTAEALQNKAEFEKLSDYVADSGEGRWTIIDSIELGVPTPVITLATQMRFRSQQEVSYAGQMLSAMRRAFGGHAVKTVETPRKEGMVPEVQAGDHPSASAPANIGRSGGGDGSSAEQLGETGQQRVKGDE; this comes from the coding sequence ATGAAGATCGGCATGATTGGACTCGGCAAGATGGGCGGCAACATGGTCCTGCGGCTCACGCGCGGCGGCATCGAGGTCACGGGCTTCGACCGCAGCGAGGACAGCGTCGCGCACATCGAGGCGCAGGGCGCCCGCGGCGCGCGCTCCATGGACGAACTGATCGCCTCGCTCGGCGAGCCTGGTACGCGCGCCGTCTGGATGATGGTGCCCGCCGGGAAGATCACCCAGAGCGTCATCGACGACCTCGCGGGGCGCCTCGCACCCGGCGACATCGTCATCGACGGCGGCAACAGCAACTACAAAGACAGCGTGCAGCGCGCCCAGGAACTCGCCAGGGTGGGCATTCACTTCGTGGACGTCGGCACGTCCGGCGGCGTGTGGGGCCTTCAGGAAGGCTACGCCATGATGATCGGCGGGACCGAGGAGGCCGTCGAACGCCTGCGCCCGGTGTTCGAGGTGCTCGCGCCCGGCGCGGACCGCGGCTGGGGACGCATGGGCCCGGCCGGCAGCGGCCACTACGTGAAGATGGTCCACAACGGCATCGAGTACGGCATGATGCAGGCCTACGCCGAGGGGTTCGAGCTGATGAAAGCCCACCAGGGCTTCAACCTGGACATGGCGCAGATCGCGGAACTGTGGCGTCACGGCAGCGTGGTGCGTTCGTGGCTGCTGGACCTGACGGCCGAGGCACTGCAGAACAAGGCCGAGTTCGAGAAACTCTCGGATTACGTGGCCGACAGCGGCGAGGGCCGCTGGACGATCATCGATTCCATCGAGCTGGGCGTGCCCACGCCGGTCATCACGCTCGCCACGCAGATGCGTTTCCGCAGCCAGCAGGAGGTCAGTTACGCCGGGCAGATGCTCTCGGCCATGCGCCGCGCCTTCGGTGGGCACGCGGTCAAGACCGTCGAGACGCCCCGCAAGGAGGGCATGGTGCCGGAAGTGCAGGCCGGGGATCACCCCAGTGCGTCGGCCCCGGCGAACATCGGCCGCAGCGGCGGAGGGGACGGCAGCAGCGCCGAGCAGCTGGGCGAGACCGGCCAGCAGCGTGTGAAGGGTGACGAATGA
- the queG gene encoding tRNA epoxyqueuosine(34) reductase QueG codes for MSSPADQLSELALSLGADAVGWAPAPVPDAAVQEYQSWLDAGRHAGMTYLERQLPVRADPAQRLPGVGSVLVLGVSHAFAPPVRPEGGVRVGRVARYAWTPDYHDQLQPVLTRLEQEAAALGVRARGYVDHGPVMERLFASGAGLGWRGRSGMTINTGLGAFVTLAVVLTDLPAPDGGAAHPDRCGRCVRCVTACPTGAIGPDRAIDARRCVSYLTIEHRGPVPHDLRAGVGDWLFGCDVCSEVCPWTVKAGPLARLLKPDPHLAHPDLSRFFGVSEREFERQWAGTAFLRPRRKGMARNALTVLGNTRDPRGWPLLLLGAQDPAWEVREAAAWALGQWGEPGHVRALLDDPHAAVREGAAAVLGTG; via the coding sequence ATGAGCAGTCCGGCCGATCAACTGTCCGAACTGGCCCTGTCGCTGGGCGCCGACGCGGTCGGCTGGGCTCCGGCACCGGTACCGGACGCCGCCGTGCAGGAATACCAGTCGTGGCTGGACGCCGGACGGCACGCGGGCATGACCTACCTGGAACGGCAGTTACCGGTGCGGGCCGATCCCGCCCAGCGGCTGCCGGGTGTGGGGAGCGTGCTGGTGCTGGGCGTGTCGCATGCCTTCGCGCCGCCCGTCCGTCCAGAGGGGGGCGTGCGGGTGGGCCGCGTGGCGCGGTACGCCTGGACGCCGGACTACCACGATCAGTTGCAGCCGGTCCTGACCCGCCTGGAGCAGGAGGCGGCGGCGCTGGGCGTGCGCGCACGCGGGTACGTGGATCACGGGCCGGTCATGGAGCGGCTGTTCGCGTCCGGCGCGGGGCTGGGCTGGCGCGGCCGGTCCGGCATGACCATCAACACGGGCCTGGGGGCGTTCGTGACGCTGGCGGTTGTCCTGACCGACCTGCCCGCCCCGGACGGCGGCGCGGCGCACCCGGACCGCTGCGGCCGCTGCGTGCGCTGCGTCACGGCCTGCCCGACCGGCGCGATCGGCCCGGACCGCGCCATCGACGCGCGGCGCTGCGTTTCGTACCTGACTATCGAACACCGTGGCCCGGTGCCGCACGACCTGCGGGCCGGGGTGGGCGACTGGCTGTTCGGGTGCGACGTGTGCAGCGAGGTCTGCCCGTGGACCGTGAAGGCCGGGCCGCTGGCACGCCTGCTGAAACCCGACCCGCACCTGGCGCACCCGGACCTGAGCCGTTTCTTCGGGGTCAGCGAGCGGGAGTTCGAGCGGCAGTGGGCGGGCACGGCGTTCCTGCGCCCCCGGCGCAAGGGCATGGCCCGCAACGCCCTGACGGTCCTGGGCAACACCCGCGACCCGCGCGGCTGGCCGCTGCTGCTGCTGGGCGCGCAGGACCCCGCCTGGGAGGTGCGCGAGGCGGCCGCCTGGGCGCTGGGCCAGTGGGGTGAACCGGGACACGTCCGGGCACTGCTGGACGACCCGCACGCGGCGGTCCGGGAGGGCGCGGCGGCCGTCCTGGGAACCGGCTGA
- the mqnC gene encoding cyclic dehypoxanthinyl futalosine synthase, with amino-acid sequence MTATVPTGTALLDRAAQGERLHHAEIEALYALPLPDVAAAAHHLRLARRDPRTVSFLIDRNINYTNICNVGCNFCAFYRTPRQKDSYTLDYEQISHKIRELEAVGGTRILLQGGVNPALGLNYYTGLLRHVKANHPTIRIDAFSPEEVLFMEKTFGHTLDALLDILIEAGLDGLPGAGGEILEDDVRAKAAPARIRSEDWFRIIDAAQRKGLYTIATMVIGFGETYAQRASHLLKIRDQQDRAAREYGGNGFSGFAMWTLQTEHTRLHGKAPGATAHEYLQQLAIARIALDNVPNIQASWPAQGFKVAQSALYYGANDLGSTMLEENVVSAAGGHGRHNATVRELIRIAVDAGFDPAIRNSRFEIIERPDVNAILARGETNPEGDRAVGASAAR; translated from the coding sequence ATGACCGCCACCGTCCCCACCGGAACCGCCCTGCTCGACCGGGCCGCGCAGGGCGAGCGCCTGCACCACGCCGAGATCGAGGCGCTGTACGCCCTGCCGCTGCCCGACGTGGCCGCCGCCGCGCACCACCTGCGCCTCGCGCGCCGCGACCCGCGCACCGTATCGTTCCTGATCGACCGGAACATCAACTACACGAACATCTGCAACGTCGGCTGCAACTTCTGCGCCTTCTACCGCACGCCCCGCCAGAAAGACAGTTACACCCTGGATTACGAGCAGATCAGCCACAAGATCCGCGAACTCGAGGCGGTCGGCGGCACGCGCATCCTGCTTCAGGGCGGCGTGAACCCCGCGCTGGGCCTGAACTACTACACCGGCCTGCTGCGGCACGTGAAGGCCAACCACCCCACCATCCGCATCGACGCCTTCTCGCCCGAGGAGGTGCTGTTCATGGAGAAGACCTTCGGGCACACCCTGGACGCCCTGCTGGACATCCTGATCGAGGCCGGACTGGACGGCCTGCCCGGCGCGGGCGGCGAGATCCTGGAAGACGACGTGCGTGCCAAGGCCGCGCCTGCCCGCATCCGCAGCGAGGACTGGTTCCGCATCATCGACGCCGCGCAGCGCAAGGGCCTGTACACCATCGCCACCATGGTCATCGGGTTCGGTGAAACGTACGCGCAGCGCGCCAGTCACCTCCTGAAGATCCGCGACCAGCAGGACAGGGCGGCCCGCGAGTACGGCGGGAACGGCTTTTCCGGTTTCGCCATGTGGACCCTGCAGACCGAGCACACCCGCCTGCACGGCAAGGCGCCGGGCGCGACCGCGCACGAGTACCTGCAACAGCTGGCCATTGCCCGCATCGCGCTCGACAACGTGCCGAACATTCAGGCGTCATGGCCCGCGCAGGGCTTCAAGGTCGCGCAGTCCGCGCTGTACTACGGCGCCAATGACCTCGGCAGCACCATGCTCGAGGAGAATGTCGTCTCGGCGGCCGGGGGGCACGGGCGGCACAACGCGACCGTCCGCGAACTGATCCGCATCGCCGTGGACGCCGGATTCGACCCCGCCATCCGCAACAGCCGCTTCGAGATCATCGAACGCCCGGACGTGAACGCCATCCTGGCGCGCGGCGAGACCAACCCGGAAGGGGACCGCGCCGTCGGCGCCTCTGCCGCCCGCTGA
- the zwf gene encoding glucose-6-phosphate dehydrogenase has product MRRNRAPEPATLVIFGATGDLSRRKLLPAVFGLWQDGLLGSAFNIVGVGRQEMTDEAFKDYAIAALKESKETDAIQPGSLEKFRDLLYYEYGDFAGDEVYDLVGKELDRAEEAHGGRKNALFYLSTPPSLFEPISNGLGRLGLADQSEGWRRLVIEKPFGRDLASARELNDAIHKVWDESQVYRIDHYLGKETVQNLMAIRFGNAIFEPLWNRGYVDHVQITASEDLGLEGRAGYYEEAGVVRDMLQNHLMQLFALTAMEPPAAFDADAIRDEKVKVLRAVKEIPSGRVKSVAVRGQYGPGTMYGEKVTGYREEPNVKPGSVTPTYVALKLEVDNWRWQGVPFFLRTGKRLPKKVTEIAVVFKRPPLGIFPGGLERNVLAFRIQPDEGVSLKFSSKTPGQEMVLREVVMDFRYDAFGAQLESPYSRLLLDAMVGDATLFPREDEVDLAWQIVSGILDVWEAEPGRREKGPDFPNYTSGTWGPDEADELMGDDRRWRRL; this is encoded by the coding sequence ATGCGCCGCAACCGCGCGCCGGAACCCGCCACGCTGGTGATCTTCGGCGCGACCGGCGACCTGTCGCGCCGCAAGCTGCTGCCCGCCGTGTTCGGCCTGTGGCAGGACGGCCTGCTGGGCAGTGCGTTCAACATCGTGGGCGTGGGCCGTCAGGAGATGACGGACGAGGCCTTCAAGGACTACGCGATCGCGGCGCTGAAGGAAAGCAAGGAGACCGACGCCATTCAGCCCGGCAGCCTGGAGAAATTCCGGGACCTGCTGTACTACGAGTACGGTGATTTCGCCGGGGACGAGGTGTACGACCTGGTCGGCAAGGAACTCGACCGGGCCGAGGAAGCGCACGGCGGGCGCAAGAACGCCCTGTTCTACCTCTCGACCCCGCCCAGCCTGTTCGAGCCGATCAGTAACGGCCTGGGCCGCCTGGGCCTGGCGGATCAGAGCGAGGGCTGGCGCCGGCTGGTGATCGAGAAACCCTTCGGGCGTGACCTGGCCAGTGCCCGCGAACTGAACGACGCCATTCACAAGGTCTGGGACGAGTCGCAGGTGTACCGCATCGACCATTACCTGGGCAAGGAGACCGTGCAGAACCTGATGGCGATCCGCTTCGGGAACGCGATCTTCGAGCCGCTGTGGAACCGTGGGTACGTGGATCACGTGCAGATCACGGCCAGCGAGGACCTGGGCCTGGAGGGCCGCGCCGGGTACTACGAGGAGGCGGGCGTGGTGCGCGACATGCTTCAGAACCACCTGATGCAGCTGTTCGCGCTGACCGCCATGGAACCCCCGGCCGCCTTCGACGCGGACGCCATCCGCGACGAGAAGGTCAAGGTGCTGCGCGCCGTCAAGGAGATCCCGTCGGGCCGCGTGAAGTCGGTCGCGGTGCGCGGGCAGTACGGGCCGGGCACCATGTACGGCGAGAAGGTCACGGGCTACCGCGAGGAACCGAACGTGAAGCCCGGCAGTGTCACGCCCACCTACGTGGCCCTGAAACTGGAAGTGGACAACTGGCGCTGGCAGGGCGTGCCGTTCTTCCTGCGGACCGGGAAGCGGCTGCCGAAGAAGGTCACGGAGATCGCCGTGGTGTTCAAACGCCCACCGCTGGGCATCTTCCCCGGTGGGCTGGAACGCAACGTGCTGGCCTTCCGCATCCAGCCGGACGAGGGCGTGAGCCTGAAGTTCAGCAGTAAAACGCCGGGGCAGGAGATGGTGCTGCGCGAGGTGGTCATGGACTTCCGCTACGACGCGTTCGGCGCGCAGCTGGAAAGCCCGTACTCGCGCCTGCTGCTCGACGCGATGGTCGGGGACGCCACGCTGTTCCCCCGCGAGGACGAGGTGGACCTGGCGTGGCAGATCGTGAGCGGCATCCTGGACGTCTGGGAGGCCGAACCGGGCCGCCGCGAGAAGGGACCAGACTTCCCGAACTACACGTCCGGCACCTGGGGTCCGGACGAGGCCGACGAACTGATGGGCGACGACCGCCGCTGGCGGCGCCTGTGA
- a CDS encoding glucose-6-phosphate dehydrogenase assembly protein OpcA has product MTYATDLKPLGPVDTTVRKAQVTLDELWVQTNVETRAYTGNIIALTVKKHLERVQAALAGLEGRYAGRQIIGVMDGTDDLTVHASLVPQTGGLYVERLTLEASAEQLQGAILPLIRPATVNHVWWGADSRPEGTLLAELTDLADQVIVDSLTLDMPPSRHYALADLGWSRSAPWREALAQVFDSPDAARQLPRIDRLIVRHAGKKDLPARLYAGFIADTLGWTDLRNVEFRSGRCGRENGDLCGVELLGDGVRFVLSAESGAGNDVVRLTCRWDGVNRESEVPVPTMTLADGLARVMARPERGEVFEHAWALAKETL; this is encoded by the coding sequence ATGACCTACGCGACCGACCTGAAACCGCTGGGCCCGGTGGACACGACCGTCCGCAAGGCCCAGGTGACGCTGGACGAACTGTGGGTGCAGACGAACGTCGAGACCCGCGCGTACACCGGGAACATCATCGCCCTGACCGTGAAAAAACACCTGGAGCGCGTGCAGGCGGCACTGGCGGGCCTGGAGGGCCGGTACGCGGGGCGGCAGATCATCGGCGTGATGGACGGCACGGACGACCTGACCGTGCACGCCAGCCTCGTACCGCAGACCGGCGGGCTGTACGTGGAACGCCTGACGCTGGAGGCCAGCGCCGAGCAGCTTCAGGGCGCGATCCTGCCGCTGATCCGCCCGGCCACCGTGAACCACGTGTGGTGGGGCGCGGACAGCCGCCCGGAGGGCACGCTGCTGGCCGAACTGACCGACCTGGCCGATCAGGTGATCGTGGACAGCCTGACGCTGGACATGCCGCCCTCGCGGCACTACGCGCTGGCGGACCTGGGCTGGAGCCGCTCGGCGCCGTGGCGTGAGGCGCTGGCGCAGGTGTTCGACAGCCCCGACGCGGCCCGGCAACTGCCGCGCATCGACCGGCTGATCGTCCGGCACGCCGGGAAGAAGGACCTTCCGGCGCGGCTGTACGCGGGATTCATTGCCGACACGCTGGGCTGGACGGACCTGCGGAACGTGGAGTTCCGTTCGGGCCGCTGCGGGCGCGAGAACGGCGACCTGTGCGGCGTGGAACTGCTGGGCGACGGCGTGCGCTTCGTGCTGAGCGCCGAGAGTGGCGCCGGGAACGACGTGGTGCGCCTGACGTGCCGCTGGGACGGCGTGAACCGTGAATCCGAGGTGCCGGTGCCCACCATGACGCTGGCCGACGGACTGGCGCGCGTGATGGCCCGCCCGGAGCGCGGCGAGGTGTTCGAGCACGCCTGGGCGCTCGCCAAGGAGACGCTGTGA
- a CDS encoding YcjF family protein, with protein sequence MLPPLVKQVLDNFNFDVDPALSREENVEEVIKSAALLAGAIAVEPIPFADILLISPVQAKMVLHIGKIYGFDVSSERAREIAQELGVTFAYGFAARQVMRGLAKLALPVIGGLITAPAVYGWTFALGRLAQNYFERRTLGLPASRDQQVRVVQEAKQESRRVLPGAQDFTDLAAELRRRAEQKTAEQKGSERDRPQ encoded by the coding sequence ATGCTGCCGCCGCTCGTGAAACAGGTGCTGGACAATTTCAATTTCGATGTGGACCCGGCCCTGAGCCGCGAGGAGAACGTCGAGGAAGTCATCAAGAGCGCCGCTCTGCTGGCCGGCGCGATTGCCGTGGAACCCATCCCCTTCGCGGACATCCTGCTGATCTCGCCCGTGCAGGCCAAGATGGTGCTGCACATCGGCAAGATCTACGGCTTCGATGTCAGCAGCGAACGCGCCCGCGAGATCGCGCAGGAACTCGGCGTGACCTTCGCGTACGGGTTCGCCGCCCGGCAGGTCATGCGCGGACTGGCGAAACTGGCGCTGCCCGTGATCGGCGGCCTGATCACCGCGCCCGCCGTGTACGGCTGGACGTTCGCGCTGGGCCGACTGGCGCAGAACTACTTCGAGCGGCGCACGCTGGGCCTGCCCGCCTCAAGGGACCAGCAGGTGCGGGTCGTGCAGGAAGCCAAGCAGGAGTCCCGCCGGGTGCTGCCGGGCGCGCAGGACTTCACGGACCTCGCAGCCGAACTGCGCCGCCGCGCCGAGCAGAAAACCGCCGAGCAGAAAGGGTCGGAGCGGGACAGGCCACAGTAA
- a CDS encoding MarR family winged helix-turn-helix transcriptional regulator — MPDTLTTDTVSPDAPTSATQPGAPGSLQHQAYLALQRLALRQQHECSELLREYGLSAPQFNVLRILRGAETDGLTCSEISDRLLVHDPDVTRLLDRLQKAGLVSRDRDRPDRRIVATRLTPAGHDLLARIDRPLMELHAQQFAHLSGTRLQQLLTLLTPPEDTP; from the coding sequence ATGCCAGACACCCTGACCACGGACACCGTAAGTCCAGACGCCCCGACCTCCGCCACCCAGCCCGGCGCACCCGGCAGCCTCCAGCACCAGGCGTACCTGGCCCTGCAACGCCTCGCCCTGCGCCAGCAGCACGAATGTTCGGAACTGCTCCGCGAGTACGGCCTGAGCGCCCCGCAGTTCAACGTGCTGCGCATCCTGCGCGGCGCAGAAACGGACGGCCTGACCTGCAGCGAGATCAGCGACCGCCTGCTCGTGCACGACCCGGACGTGACCCGCCTGCTCGACCGCCTCCAGAAGGCCGGACTGGTCAGCCGCGACCGCGACCGCCCGGACCGGCGCATCGTCGCCACCCGCCTGACCCCCGCCGGACACGACCTGCTGGCCCGCATCGACCGGCCCCTGATGGAGCTGCATGCCCAGCAGTTCGCGCACCTGAGCGGCACCCGGCTTCAGCAACTGCTGACGCTCCTGACCCCCCCGGAGGACACCCCATGA
- the pgl gene encoding 6-phosphogluconolactonase — MSAALSERRVFPTPQETAVAAAHAFVQAAREAVTARGAFHVALSGGSTPKLMYAALRDLPGVPWEATHVYFSDERSVGPDSPDSNYRLAHEELLRHVPVPPEQVRRMEGEVRPLSDAAQAYAQALPAQLDVVLLGMGDDGHTASLFPGTDALNAGGRVTANRVPKLDTERLTFTFPEINAARQRWLLVTGAGKAGVLAEVQRGEGNHPVAGVTGPVWFLDGAAAAQLG, encoded by the coding sequence GTGAGCGCCGCCCTGAGTGAACGCCGGGTCTTCCCCACCCCGCAGGAGACGGCCGTGGCCGCCGCGCACGCGTTCGTGCAGGCGGCCCGCGAGGCCGTCACGGCGCGCGGCGCGTTTCACGTGGCGCTGTCCGGCGGCAGCACCCCGAAACTGATGTACGCCGCGCTGCGCGACCTGCCCGGCGTCCCGTGGGAGGCCACGCACGTGTACTTCAGCGACGAACGCTCGGTCGGGCCGGACAGCCCGGACAGCAACTACCGCCTGGCGCACGAGGAACTGCTGCGGCACGTGCCGGTGCCGCCGGAACAGGTGCGCCGCATGGAGGGCGAGGTCCGCCCGCTGAGCGACGCCGCGCAGGCCTACGCGCAGGCGCTGCCCGCGCAACTGGACGTGGTGCTGCTGGGCATGGGCGACGACGGGCACACCGCCAGCCTGTTCCCCGGCACGGACGCCCTGAACGCCGGTGGGCGGGTCACGGCGAACCGGGTGCCGAAACTCGACACGGAGCGCCTGACCTTCACGTTCCCCGAGATCAACGCCGCGCGTCAGCGCTGGCTGCTGGTCACGGGCGCAGGCAAGGCGGGCGTGCTGGCCGAGGTGCAGCGCGGCGAGGGCAACCACCCGGTCGCGGGCGTGACCGGCCCCGTGTGGTTCCTGGACGGGGCGGCTGCCGCGCAACTCGGGTAA